A part of Candidatus Acidiferrales bacterium genomic DNA contains:
- a CDS encoding aspartate aminotransferase family protein, which produces MTRKTAKASPKTPKFNATRALRQADQHLVGTYRRPEIVFVRGKGCCLYDARGKAYLDFLGGIAVNALGYSHPALVRVIRREAARAIHLSNLFHNPFQGPLASKLAEWSGLDRVFFTNSGTEAIEGALKLARAYAKKNGVAGARPKTRFLALENSFHGRTFGAVSITYPAKYREPFEPLVPGAEFVRFDDLADLESKFDDMVCAIVIETIQGEGGIYPVSEAFWQRARQLATQQGAVMIADEIQCGLGRTGLKFAYQRFSAKPDVVTVAKPLAGGLPLGAFIAGEEFAAALTPGIHGTTFGGGPLVCAAALEFLGVIEKEKLLENIRARSEELQAGFKKLRLRFDFIREIRGEGLILGLDLAIEGAPVAEEALRRGLIINCTHEHILRFLPPFNIRSQDVREFLKKLEVALEKAPKKAWKPAETGHTQQNFKFEEAAHAKASAAAR; this is translated from the coding sequence ATGACGCGGAAGACAGCCAAGGCATCTCCAAAAACGCCAAAATTCAACGCGACGCGTGCGCTGCGCCAAGCCGATCAGCATCTCGTCGGCACCTATCGCCGGCCGGAAATCGTATTTGTGCGCGGCAAAGGCTGCTGCCTCTACGATGCGCGCGGCAAGGCCTATCTCGATTTTCTCGGAGGTATTGCGGTCAACGCGCTCGGGTATTCGCATCCGGCGTTGGTGCGTGTGATTCGCCGAGAAGCGGCCCGCGCGATTCATCTTTCGAATTTGTTTCACAATCCTTTTCAGGGGCCACTGGCGAGCAAACTCGCGGAGTGGTCCGGCTTGGATCGTGTTTTCTTTACGAACAGCGGCACGGAGGCCATCGAAGGCGCGCTGAAGCTGGCGCGCGCATACGCAAAGAAAAACGGTGTGGCGGGAGCAAGACCCAAGACGCGGTTTCTGGCGTTGGAGAATTCTTTCCATGGCCGGACGTTCGGAGCCGTTTCCATTACGTATCCGGCGAAATATCGCGAGCCTTTCGAGCCGCTCGTGCCCGGCGCGGAGTTTGTGCGGTTCGACGATTTGGCAGATCTCGAGAGCAAATTCGACGACATGGTTTGTGCCATCGTCATTGAGACGATTCAGGGCGAGGGCGGGATTTATCCGGTCAGCGAAGCTTTTTGGCAGCGCGCCCGCCAGCTCGCGACGCAACAAGGCGCTGTAATGATTGCCGACGAAATTCAATGCGGGCTCGGGCGGACGGGCCTGAAATTCGCATATCAGCGCTTCTCCGCCAAGCCCGACGTCGTGACGGTCGCCAAGCCGCTGGCCGGCGGACTGCCGCTGGGCGCGTTTATCGCAGGCGAAGAATTTGCCGCCGCGCTGACTCCCGGGATTCATGGCACGACATTCGGCGGCGGACCGCTGGTCTGTGCTGCTGCACTGGAATTTCTGGGGGTCATCGAGAAAGAGAAACTGCTCGAAAACATCAGAGCGCGCAGCGAGGAATTGCAGGCCGGCTTCAAGAAACTTCGGTTGCGCTTCGATTTCATTCGCGAAATTCGCGGCGAAGGCCTCATCCTCGGTTTGGATTTGGCCATCGAAGGCGCACCAGTTGCCGAAGAGGCCTTGCGGCGCGGCCTGATCATTAATTGCACGCACGAACACATTCTGCGTTTTCTGCCGCCGTTCAATATCCGCTCGCAGGATGTGCGCGAATTCTTGAAGAAACTGGAAGTGGCGCTCGAAAAAGCTCCAAAGAAGGCATGGAAGCCGGCCGAAACCGGACACACGCAGCAAAATTTCAAATTCGAAGAGGCGGCGCACGCGAAGGCGAGCGCCGCAGCGAGGTAA
- the argB gene encoding acetylglutamate kinase gives MRLVIKIAGALLDDEAAVKSLARQIADLAKAGHELLVIHGGGKIFTATLARMGITSRFVGGLRVTDRETRDAAVMVFAGLLNKRLAGAISLAGQTAVGICASDAACFTAEPMIHEGDAGGLGYVGYLTGVNVDFFSSLWRAAIVPVACCLGLGSDGELYNINADHMAAAAAEYCQADRLIYLTDVAGVLDGEKVLDKVTAGDVEDLIRHSKVSGGMILKLEAAKRALAGGVSQVRIVGGTRQHALLSATKGAKGPGTRILGMPPLVETKLAARAAR, from the coding sequence ATGAGACTTGTGATCAAGATCGCGGGAGCGCTGCTTGACGACGAAGCGGCGGTGAAGTCGCTGGCGCGGCAGATTGCCGACCTCGCCAAGGCCGGCCACGAATTGCTGGTGATTCATGGCGGCGGCAAGATCTTTACAGCCACACTGGCGCGCATGGGAATCACAAGCCGTTTCGTCGGCGGACTGCGCGTCACGGACCGCGAAACGCGCGATGCCGCGGTGATGGTCTTCGCCGGCCTGCTCAATAAACGCCTGGCGGGAGCTATTTCGCTTGCGGGGCAGACGGCGGTAGGCATTTGCGCCTCTGATGCGGCGTGCTTCACGGCCGAGCCGATGATTCACGAAGGCGATGCGGGCGGCTTGGGCTACGTCGGCTATTTGACCGGCGTGAACGTCGATTTTTTTAGCTCGCTCTGGCGTGCGGCGATCGTTCCTGTAGCGTGCTGCCTCGGCCTGGGCTCGGATGGAGAGCTCTACAACATCAATGCGGACCACATGGCCGCGGCAGCGGCGGAGTATTGCCAGGCGGACCGGCTGATTTACCTCACGGACGTCGCAGGAGTTCTCGACGGCGAAAAAGTGCTGGATAAAGTCACGGCCGGAGATGTCGAAGACTTGATCCGACACAGCAAAGTTTCTGGCGGCATGATTCTGAAGCTTGAAGCGGCAAAAAGAGCGCTTGCAGGCGGAGTGAGCCAGGTGCGCATCGTTGGTGGCACACGCCAGCACGCGCTTCTCTCCGCCACGAAAGGGGCTAAAGGCCCTGGGACACGCATTCTGGGGATGCCTCCTCTCGTGGAAACCAAACTCGCGGCCCGCGCGGCTCGATAG
- the argC gene encoding N-acetyl-gamma-glutamyl-phosphate reductase has translation MNDPSRVAVVGATGYAGFELARLLLRHPKIEKPTFYLRGDGATARCLTEIFPQLRGWGEASCRPLSVDAIVKSGTATVFLATPHEASLELVPELVSAGVRVVDLSGAFRFREAQIFSRWYKLPAPDGAALNQAVYGLPELYASHLPGAKLVANPGCYPTSVILGLRPLAEANWTHAGRGVVCDCKSGVSGTGKEPKRDTHFVEVNENFRAYGVFTHRHTPEVIEHSGIPGEQLIFTTHLLPLERGILSTLYVWLNEPRRADEVEALYRKFYAGRPMVRVWAAGKLPELQHVSRTNFCDIGFVLDESGERLVVVACLDNLGKGAAGQAVQNFNLMHDHSESLGLI, from the coding sequence ATGAATGACCCCTCGCGGGTCGCAGTGGTCGGAGCAACCGGCTACGCTGGATTCGAACTGGCGCGACTTCTGCTGCGGCATCCGAAAATCGAAAAGCCGACCTTTTATCTTCGCGGCGATGGCGCGACGGCGCGCTGCCTTACGGAGATTTTCCCGCAATTGCGCGGATGGGGCGAGGCTTCGTGCCGCCCGCTATCAGTGGACGCCATTGTGAAGAGCGGTACGGCGACCGTGTTTCTCGCCACGCCTCACGAGGCTTCGCTCGAGCTTGTTCCCGAACTTGTGAGCGCGGGCGTCCGCGTTGTCGATCTGAGTGGCGCATTCCGCTTTCGCGAAGCGCAGATTTTCTCGCGTTGGTACAAGCTACCTGCGCCAGATGGTGCGGCATTGAATCAGGCTGTCTATGGGCTGCCGGAGCTTTATGCCAGTCACCTCCCGGGCGCGAAGTTGGTTGCGAATCCGGGCTGCTATCCAACGTCCGTGATTTTGGGCCTGCGGCCGCTGGCCGAAGCGAATTGGACTCACGCTGGCCGCGGCGTCGTATGCGACTGCAAATCCGGGGTCAGCGGCACGGGCAAAGAGCCGAAGCGCGATACGCATTTCGTCGAAGTGAATGAAAATTTCCGCGCCTATGGCGTCTTCACGCATCGCCACACGCCGGAAGTGATCGAGCATTCCGGCATTCCGGGCGAGCAGCTGATTTTCACCACGCATCTGCTTCCTCTCGAGCGCGGAATTCTCTCGACGCTGTACGTCTGGCTCAACGAGCCGCGGCGCGCGGATGAAGTCGAAGCTCTCTACCGCAAGTTCTATGCCGGGCGGCCGATGGTTCGCGTCTGGGCGGCAGGAAAACTGCCGGAATTGCAGCACGTCTCGCGGACGAATTTCTGCGACATCGGTTTCGTGCTCGATGAATCGGGCGAGCGCCTGGTGGTCGTTGCGTGCCTGGACAATCTCGGCAAAGGCGCGGCGGGGCAGGCGGTACAAAATTTTAATCTCATGCATGACCACTCTGAATCGCTGGGGCTGATATGA
- a CDS encoding energy transducer TonB, with translation MRRIILFATVVLLSALAPAALNAQAQKRPEFEPPQILMTADVVYPITSVSWGTVVLEVNISANGNVESVKVIRGIPSLTETALTAVKKWKFRPAKFDGRAVPSKLPVAFAFVPPNVGPRP, from the coding sequence ATGCGCCGCATCATCTTGTTCGCCACTGTGGTTCTCCTGAGCGCTCTCGCTCCAGCCGCTTTGAACGCGCAGGCGCAAAAACGGCCCGAATTCGAACCGCCGCAGATTCTCATGACTGCGGATGTGGTGTATCCGATCACGAGCGTTTCCTGGGGCACCGTCGTGCTCGAAGTGAATATCAGCGCGAACGGAAACGTCGAGTCCGTGAAAGTGATTCGTGGAATTCCGTCGCTCACGGAAACGGCTCTCACGGCGGTCAAGAAATGGAAGTTCCGTCCGGCGAAATTCGATGGCCGTGCAGTTCCGTCGAAGCTTCCCGTGGCGTTCGCGTTTGTTCCGCCGAATGTCGGACCACGGCCTTAA
- the fabV gene encoding enoyl-ACP reductase FabV has protein sequence MPQQVVQRRSRGFICVNAHPEGCRRNVDRQIAAIGSQGRPPRRGPQNVLVIGASTGYGLASRIAAAWGFGAKTLGVCLERAPEGNKTATAGFYNTAAFHEMARKDGLFAASVNADAFSDEAKRAVGDIARRDIQKFDLIIYSLAAPKRIHPRTGASYSSVLKPIAQAFSNKTVELDSEKVSEVKIPPATEQEIADTVAVMGGEDWKMWIDMLMEHELLGERTRTLAYSYIGPQMTWPIYRDGTIGRAKKDLERVAHELDSRLRNQLGGEARIAVNKAIVTQASAAIPVVPLYMSLLFRVMKQKELDEGALEQMRRLYFDFLAEDATPKYDGEDRIRLDDREMRPDVQTEVSSLWPRVTTENLRELSDFAGFQRNFRSLFGFEVDGVDYSAPVETMLSW, from the coding sequence ATGCCTCAGCAAGTTGTCCAGCGACGCTCCCGCGGCTTCATCTGCGTGAATGCGCATCCGGAGGGCTGTCGCCGCAATGTCGATCGGCAAATCGCGGCAATCGGTTCTCAGGGGCGGCCTCCGCGGCGCGGGCCTCAAAATGTGCTTGTCATCGGTGCCTCGACGGGCTACGGGCTAGCCTCGCGTATCGCTGCCGCGTGGGGGTTCGGAGCAAAGACTTTGGGTGTTTGCCTTGAGCGTGCGCCGGAAGGAAACAAGACGGCGACAGCCGGCTTTTACAACACAGCCGCTTTTCATGAAATGGCCCGCAAAGACGGGCTTTTCGCCGCCAGCGTGAACGCCGACGCTTTTTCGGATGAGGCAAAGCGTGCAGTCGGCGACATTGCGCGCAGGGACATACAAAAATTCGACTTGATTATTTACAGTCTGGCTGCGCCGAAGCGCATTCATCCGCGTACGGGCGCGTCGTATAGCTCGGTTCTGAAGCCGATCGCCCAAGCATTTTCGAATAAAACGGTAGAGCTAGATTCTGAAAAGGTCAGCGAAGTGAAGATCCCGCCTGCGACGGAGCAGGAAATTGCCGACACAGTTGCGGTGATGGGCGGCGAAGATTGGAAGATGTGGATCGACATGCTCATGGAGCATGAACTGCTTGGCGAGCGCACTCGCACACTGGCGTATTCCTACATCGGGCCGCAAATGACCTGGCCGATTTATCGCGACGGCACAATCGGGCGAGCGAAGAAAGACCTTGAACGCGTCGCGCACGAACTGGACTCACGTTTGCGAAACCAGCTGGGCGGCGAGGCGCGCATTGCCGTGAACAAAGCGATTGTCACTCAGGCTTCCGCTGCGATTCCCGTCGTTCCGCTTTACATGAGTTTGCTTTTTCGCGTGATGAAGCAGAAGGAACTTGACGAAGGCGCACTCGAGCAGATGCGCCGCCTCTATTTCGATTTTCTCGCGGAAGATGCGACTCCTAAGTACGACGGCGAGGATCGCATTCGCCTGGACGACCGCGAGATGCGCCCCGACGTGCAGACGGAAGTCAGTTCGCTATGGCCGAGAGTGACGACGGAGAATTTGCGCGAACTGAGCGATTTTGCCGGATTTCAAAGAAACTTCCGCTCGCTCTTCGGATTCGAAGTGGATGGAGTGGACTATTCCGCGCCGGTGGAAACCATGCTGTCGTGGTAG
- a CDS encoding outer membrane beta-barrel protein: MRKIALIFGLFLAAPLATQAQRIDVFTGYSLLRVDENPSNISMNGWEGSVEYKFSDYLGVKADFSANYGTILGTKNMNIHGYYVGPELRLKKRISPFVHVLLGDTRLSIPGEIGNHFSVVLGGGADLRINDLLSIRLIQADIPTGNLVSTSVDGRISTGLVFHF; this comes from the coding sequence ATGCGCAAGATTGCTCTCATCTTTGGGTTATTTTTGGCGGCGCCACTGGCAACACAGGCTCAGAGAATTGACGTGTTCACGGGCTACTCTTTACTACGCGTTGACGAAAATCCCTCTAATATTTCCATGAATGGGTGGGAAGGTTCCGTCGAATACAAATTCAGCGATTATTTGGGAGTCAAAGCGGACTTCAGCGCGAATTACGGCACGATCCTCGGAACAAAAAACATGAATATTCATGGATATTATGTGGGGCCGGAGCTGCGCTTGAAGAAACGCATTTCCCCATTCGTGCATGTCCTGCTTGGCGACACGCGACTCAGCATTCCCGGAGAAATTGGCAATCACTTCAGTGTGGTGCTTGGCGGCGGCGCGGACCTCCGCATAAACGACTTGCTCTCGATCCGCCTGATTCAGGCGGATATTCCCACGGGAAATCTGGTATCCACGTCAGTCGATGGACGAATCTCCACAGGACTCGTTTTTCACTTTTAA
- a CDS encoding AMP-binding protein: protein MSSSATKLERATAEQAIREIVEQLLGELGNPGALEEFARKESGAHLERDLGLGSLERVELMLRLDKYFSVHLPETVVAEADTVSDLAQAVLQQTGRAQSDSHYDAVSAAPNVVRQAGCQGIAEELREKLARAETLTEIIGIRGRADADAAHIYLCEEDGGARTITCGELFTRATAVAAELTRRGIAPGQTVAIMLPTSAEFFWTFAGTLLAGAIPVPIYPPFRADRIEEYAARQAAILRNAEARLLVTFRRAESVAKLLEPQVKSLRAVVTAERLASSGGPVAPPESETRPVEIASHRARADEIALLQYTSGSTGNPKGVVLTHVNLLANIRSMREAVHIHEDDVAVSWLPLYHDMGLIGAWFVPLATRIPVAILSPLAFLSRPERWLWAIHNHRGTLSPAPNFAYELCVRKIAETDIKGLDLSSWRAALNGAEPVRAETIDRFVEKFSPYGFRREALLPVYGLAEASLGVAAPAVGSGARVDQINRTRFENEGRAISVADDTASVIEFVSAGKPLPQMEVRIVNAAGQDAGERVEGRLFFRGPSATSGYYRNPEATRELVREDGWLDSGDLAYLADDEVYITGRAKDIIIKGGHNLYPQEIEEIAGRVKGVRTGCVVAFGVPDKTSGTERLAVAAEARDLREQERIAQDITREVSEALGLPPDIVVIIPAHSIPKTSSGKLRRSETRKLYLEGKLTKAPAPAWLQIGKLLAHGAFPRAVSAAKKVGRRGTEILYGVYALALFGIATFLVWAFLIPTRSRNFSAGVVHRASRILLRLAAIRVQIEGSKVLSEWTHSAPWIFAPNHSSYLDILTLLAILPARARYVAKGEIASMPLVNLIARRSGHFAFERASAQARIAQAEEVNEALRQGDSVVIYPEGTFTEIPGIRPFQLGAFKAAVDTGRPICPIALRGARELLRDKTYLPKPGRVTITFGPLIYPRAGESDWHEIVRLRDETREVIAQGAGESLL from the coding sequence GTGAGCTCCTCTGCAACAAAACTCGAACGCGCCACCGCCGAGCAAGCCATCCGGGAGATTGTCGAGCAGCTTCTGGGAGAACTCGGTAATCCAGGAGCGCTTGAAGAGTTTGCCCGCAAGGAGTCTGGAGCCCATCTCGAACGCGACTTAGGACTGGGCAGCCTGGAGCGCGTCGAACTGATGCTGCGGCTCGACAAATACTTTTCCGTACACCTCCCGGAAACGGTGGTCGCGGAGGCAGACACGGTTTCGGATCTGGCTCAAGCTGTGCTGCAGCAAACCGGCCGCGCACAAAGTGACAGCCATTATGATGCCGTCAGCGCGGCGCCGAACGTCGTGCGGCAAGCTGGCTGCCAAGGAATCGCTGAAGAGTTGCGCGAAAAACTTGCCCGCGCGGAAACGCTGACGGAAATCATCGGCATCCGCGGTCGCGCAGATGCCGATGCAGCGCATATTTACCTCTGCGAAGAAGACGGCGGCGCGCGCACGATTACCTGCGGTGAGCTCTTCACGCGCGCTACGGCCGTTGCCGCGGAGCTAACTCGCCGCGGAATTGCTCCGGGTCAGACGGTCGCCATCATGCTGCCGACCTCGGCGGAGTTCTTCTGGACGTTCGCCGGCACTCTGCTTGCCGGGGCGATTCCCGTGCCAATTTACCCACCATTTCGCGCCGATCGCATTGAAGAATATGCAGCGCGGCAGGCGGCAATTCTGCGAAATGCCGAGGCGAGGCTGCTCGTCACGTTTCGGCGGGCAGAGAGCGTGGCGAAGCTGCTCGAACCGCAAGTGAAATCGCTGCGCGCAGTGGTGACGGCCGAGCGCCTGGCTTCATCCGGTGGCCCTGTCGCCCCGCCCGAATCGGAGACTCGCCCCGTGGAGATAGCGTCACACCGTGCCCGCGCCGATGAGATTGCACTGCTGCAATACACGTCTGGTTCTACAGGCAATCCGAAGGGTGTTGTCCTGACGCACGTGAATCTGCTTGCGAATATTCGTTCTATGCGGGAAGCCGTCCACATCCACGAGGATGATGTGGCCGTGAGCTGGCTGCCGCTCTACCACGATATGGGACTGATCGGCGCGTGGTTTGTCCCGCTGGCGACCAGGATTCCCGTTGCCATACTTTCGCCTCTTGCGTTTCTGAGCCGGCCGGAGCGATGGCTCTGGGCGATCCACAATCATCGAGGCACGCTAAGTCCCGCGCCAAATTTCGCGTATGAGCTTTGCGTGCGAAAAATTGCAGAGACAGATATCAAAGGACTGGATTTGAGCTCCTGGCGCGCGGCGCTGAATGGCGCCGAGCCTGTTCGCGCCGAAACAATCGATCGCTTTGTCGAGAAATTCTCGCCGTATGGATTTCGTCGCGAGGCTCTATTGCCGGTGTATGGCCTCGCCGAGGCCTCGCTTGGCGTGGCAGCGCCGGCAGTGGGCAGCGGAGCGCGAGTGGACCAGATCAATCGAACGCGATTTGAGAATGAGGGACGCGCAATTTCGGTGGCGGATGATACGGCGAGTGTCATCGAATTTGTCTCCGCCGGCAAACCCTTGCCGCAAATGGAAGTGCGCATTGTGAACGCTGCAGGGCAAGACGCCGGCGAGAGGGTTGAAGGCCGGTTGTTTTTTCGCGGGCCTTCGGCTACCTCCGGCTATTACAGAAATCCTGAAGCAACGCGCGAACTGGTGCGCGAAGATGGCTGGCTCGATTCCGGCGACCTCGCCTACCTTGCCGATGACGAGGTTTACATCACGGGCCGCGCCAAAGACATCATCATCAAGGGCGGACATAACCTTTATCCCCAGGAGATCGAAGAAATCGCCGGACGCGTCAAGGGTGTTCGCACCGGATGCGTGGTCGCGTTCGGCGTACCCGACAAAACGAGCGGCACCGAACGACTTGCCGTCGCGGCCGAAGCGCGCGACCTAAGGGAGCAGGAACGAATTGCGCAAGACATTACGCGGGAAGTCAGCGAGGCGCTGGGGCTTCCGCCCGATATCGTTGTGATTATTCCCGCCCATTCCATCCCAAAGACCTCGAGCGGAAAGCTCCGCCGCAGCGAGACGCGCAAGCTGTATCTCGAGGGAAAGCTCACTAAGGCGCCGGCGCCCGCGTGGTTGCAAATCGGCAAACTGCTGGCGCATGGCGCCTTCCCGCGAGCCGTTTCCGCGGCGAAGAAGGTAGGCCGCCGCGGCACTGAAATTCTCTATGGCGTTTACGCGCTCGCCCTTTTTGGCATCGCAACATTCCTGGTCTGGGCATTTTTGATTCCGACGCGGAGCCGCAATTTCTCCGCAGGAGTCGTTCATAGAGCGTCGCGCATTCTGCTTCGGCTCGCGGCGATTCGCGTTCAGATCGAAGGATCAAAAGTGCTCAGCGAATGGACGCACTCTGCGCCGTGGATTTTTGCACCCAATCATTCGAGCTATCTGGATATTCTGACGCTGCTCGCGATTCTCCCCGCTCGTGCGCGCTACGTGGCCAAGGGAGAAATCGCGTCTATGCCGCTTGTCAATTTAATTGCCAGACGCAGCGGACATTTTGCCTTTGAGCGCGCAAGCGCCCAGGCGCGCATCGCGCAGGCGGAGGAAGTGAACGAAGCGCTGCGCCAGGGCGACTCCGTGGTCATCTATCCCGAAGGAACATTTACCGAGATTCCCGGCATCCGGCCCTTTCAACTGGGAGCCTTCAAAGCCGCGGTGGACACGGGACGGCCAATCTGCCCGATTGCGCTGCGCGGCGCACGCGAACTGCTGCGCGACAAAACATATCTGCCGAAGCCCGGACGCGTCACCATAACCTTCGGACCGCTCATTTATCCTCGCGCAGGAGAAAGCGACTGGCACGAAATCGTCCGCTTGCGTGATGAAACGCGTGAAGTCATCGCCCAAGGCGCAGGCGAATCGCTCCTCTGA
- a CDS encoding peptidyl-prolyl cis-trans isomerase translates to MLKNLSQSKTAVKIVLGGVLLLICGAMVITLAPTSPLGTVGSPDAVATIGGENITAVDVQQEFAQQTRGQNVPPVLQGIYLRQVLDQMIFKRVLAMEADRLGIQVTNDEITQRIKQLLPTAFIGDTWVGADRYAQEVQMRTGMSVPQFEDYVRTALLMEKFKDLVTDGITVSPGELQERYRWLNEKVQLEYAEIQPSALESAISPTDAELSAYFAKNQSKYQVPERRSAKYALLDLNQLKQSIKISDADIQTYYQQNIGEYKVENRIHVEHISFNTLGKTDAEVALAKQQAQKIDDQAKHGTNFEDLAKKYSEDTNSKAKGGDIGWIVAGQTAPAFEKAAFGLQKGGVSDVVQTPYSFDIIKVVDREDAHTKALAEVRDSIIQTLTQEKVNDEETAISDKMAAAIRQSNHQPIDAIAKEFNLETGETPLADLNGSVGDLGNSQDLKEALFSLHQGELSQPISIDRGYVIITVDKTVSAHQGTLAEVHDRVLADYRQEKAQDLALQKATDLAKRVKAGEPLDKVAKSLGFDVKTTDPITRTSQVTDLGPAKDLETAFSMSVGQSSEPVQVAGNWIVYQVKSKQEVNPDDFAKAKADLEQQILTDKQNVAFEAFHDALMKRYQEQGKLVFNEANLKVLTTPASS, encoded by the coding sequence GTGCTGAAGAATCTGAGCCAGAGCAAGACAGCAGTCAAAATCGTCCTGGGCGGAGTTTTGCTCTTGATTTGCGGCGCGATGGTCATCACTCTCGCTCCCACTTCGCCTCTCGGCACAGTCGGCAGCCCTGATGCCGTGGCCACCATCGGCGGAGAAAACATAACCGCCGTTGACGTTCAGCAGGAATTTGCCCAGCAGACGCGTGGTCAGAACGTGCCTCCGGTTCTTCAGGGGATTTATCTGCGCCAGGTGCTGGACCAGATGATTTTCAAGCGCGTCCTGGCCATGGAAGCCGACCGCTTGGGCATCCAGGTTACCAATGACGAGATCACCCAGCGCATCAAACAGCTTCTTCCCACGGCCTTTATCGGCGACACTTGGGTCGGCGCCGACCGCTATGCGCAGGAAGTGCAAATGCGCACGGGCATGTCCGTGCCGCAATTCGAGGATTACGTGCGCACGGCGCTGCTCATGGAGAAGTTCAAGGATTTGGTTACAGATGGCATAACCGTTTCTCCCGGGGAATTGCAGGAGCGCTATCGCTGGCTCAATGAAAAGGTTCAGCTCGAGTATGCCGAGATCCAACCATCAGCGCTCGAATCCGCAATTAGTCCTACCGATGCCGAGCTCTCAGCTTACTTTGCCAAGAATCAATCCAAATACCAGGTGCCTGAACGGCGCTCTGCCAAGTATGCCCTTCTCGATCTGAACCAATTGAAGCAATCCATTAAAATTAGCGACGCGGACATCCAGACCTACTACCAGCAGAATATCGGCGAATACAAAGTTGAAAATCGTATTCACGTCGAGCACATCAGCTTTAATACTCTCGGCAAGACGGACGCCGAAGTCGCGCTCGCCAAGCAGCAAGCACAAAAGATTGACGATCAAGCGAAGCACGGCACGAATTTCGAGGATCTTGCCAAAAAGTACTCGGAAGATACGAACAGCAAAGCCAAGGGCGGAGACATTGGCTGGATCGTCGCCGGCCAGACCGCGCCTGCCTTCGAGAAGGCCGCTTTCGGTCTGCAGAAGGGGGGCGTTTCAGATGTCGTCCAGACGCCCTATAGCTTTGACATTATAAAGGTCGTCGATCGCGAAGACGCGCATACCAAAGCTCTTGCCGAGGTCCGCGATTCCATTATCCAGACCCTGACGCAAGAGAAAGTGAACGACGAGGAAACGGCCATCTCCGACAAGATGGCCGCAGCCATCCGGCAATCCAATCATCAGCCGATCGACGCCATTGCAAAAGAATTTAATCTCGAAACGGGTGAAACGCCGCTTGCGGACCTGAATGGTTCCGTCGGCGATTTAGGCAATTCGCAAGACCTCAAGGAAGCCCTGTTCTCATTGCATCAGGGGGAATTGAGCCAGCCGATTTCGATTGATCGTGGCTATGTCATCATCACGGTCGATAAGACTGTCTCCGCGCATCAGGGGACGCTGGCTGAGGTTCACGATCGCGTACTCGCCGACTACCGGCAGGAAAAGGCTCAAGACCTTGCCTTACAGAAGGCCACGGACCTGGCCAAGCGCGTCAAAGCGGGCGAGCCGCTCGACAAAGTTGCCAAATCGCTTGGTTTCGACGTCAAGACCACCGATCCCATCACGCGCACGAGCCAGGTCACGGATCTCGGACCCGCGAAGGACCTAGAAACGGCGTTTAGTATGTCCGTGGGTCAATCCAGCGAGCCTGTGCAGGTTGCAGGAAACTGGATCGTGTATCAAGTAAAGTCGAAGCAAGAGGTGAATCCCGACGATTTTGCGAAGGCCAAGGCCGATCTCGAGCAGCAAATTCTCACCGATAAGCAAAATGTCGCCTTCGAGGCCTTCCACGATGCTCTAATGAAGCGCTATCAAGAGCAAGGAAAGCTCGTCTTCAACGAAGCAAATTTGAAGGTTCTCACAACTCCAGCATCTAGCTAA